One part of the Thermococcus radiotolerans genome encodes these proteins:
- a CDS encoding 50S ribosomal protein L11, which translates to MAQVVEVLVEGGKASPGPPLGPAIGPLGLNVKQVVDEINKATKDFEGMQVPVKIIVTDPKKKTFEIEVGVPPVSQLIKKEIGAPKGSSEPGHSPVGNLTMEQVIRIAKAKVDQMLAADLKAAAKEVIGTALSMGVTIEGKDPREVQKEIDEGVYDEIFANAEE; encoded by the coding sequence ATGGCACAGGTTGTTGAGGTGCTCGTTGAGGGAGGAAAGGCTTCACCCGGACCCCCGCTCGGTCCCGCCATCGGTCCGCTTGGACTCAACGTCAAGCAGGTCGTTGACGAGATAAACAAGGCTACCAAGGACTTTGAGGGAATGCAGGTTCCCGTCAAGATCATCGTCACCGACCCGAAGAAGAAGACCTTCGAGATCGAGGTCGGTGTTCCGCCGGTCAGCCAGCTCATCAAGAAGGAGATCGGCGCCCCGAAGGGCTCCAGCGAGCCCGGTCACAGCCCGGTCGGGAACCTGACCATGGAACAGGTCATCAGGATAGCGAAGGCCAAGGTGGACCAGATGCTCGCGGCCGACCTCAAGGCCGCGGCGAAGGAGGTCATCGGCACCGCCCTCAGCATGGGCGTTACCATTGAGGGCAAGGACCCCAGGGAAGTCCAGAAGGAGATTGACGAAGGCGTTTACGACGAGATTTTCGCCAACGCCGAGGAGTGA
- a CDS encoding D-aminoacyl-tRNA deacylase has protein sequence MKVVMTTKIDLASMNIMNKLIENFGFKETGKVFDGNPVYERGDTLILTTNDEMIYYDGLDRAIEEQLGFVPEIIAFASRHSSKQKLPALTVHVTGNWGEGIYGGKDESLAVAQPAAMKLALLKMSELNDLGWTVCYEATHHGPSELEVPSFFIEIGSSEEEWVVDRAGEIIAETIIHVLENYEKAKFPVAIGIGGGHYAPKQTKRALETDLAFSHIAAKYAHPLKRELILRAIGRTSGNVDAIYVDWKGSKGETRQMARALAEELGLEFIRD, from the coding sequence ATGAAAGTCGTGATGACAACCAAGATAGACCTTGCCTCGATGAACATTATGAACAAGCTTATCGAGAACTTCGGATTCAAGGAAACGGGAAAAGTTTTCGACGGAAACCCAGTGTACGAGAGGGGAGATACGCTCATACTGACAACGAACGACGAGATGATATACTACGACGGCCTCGACAGGGCCATTGAGGAGCAGCTGGGCTTCGTGCCCGAGATCATAGCCTTCGCCTCCAGACACTCGAGCAAGCAAAAACTGCCGGCACTCACCGTCCACGTGACCGGGAACTGGGGCGAGGGGATATACGGCGGAAAGGACGAGAGCCTTGCGGTCGCACAGCCAGCCGCCATGAAGCTGGCCCTTCTGAAGATGAGTGAACTCAACGACCTCGGCTGGACTGTCTGCTACGAGGCAACGCACCACGGCCCGAGCGAGCTTGAGGTGCCGAGCTTCTTCATAGAGATAGGTTCAAGCGAGGAAGAATGGGTAGTCGACAGGGCGGGAGAGATAATAGCCGAGACGATAATCCACGTGCTTGAGAACTACGAGAAGGCCAAGTTCCCGGTTGCCATTGGGATAGGTGGCGGGCACTACGCACCGAAGCAGACGAAGAGGGCCCTCGAGACCGACCTGGCGTTCAGCCATATAGCGGCGAAGTACGCCCACCCGCTCAAGAGGGAACTCATTCTGAGGGCAATAGGGAGGACCTCCGGGAACGTGGACGCCATATACGTTGATTGGAAGGGCAGCAAGGGCGAAACCAGGCAGATGGCTAGGGCGCTGGCCGAGGAACTGGGCTTGGAGTTCATACGTGACTAA
- a CDS encoding 50S ribosomal protein L1, translating into MAYDRQKFVEAVKEAKARAKPRNFTQTVEMAVNLKDIDLRKPENRFKLEVVLPHGRGKEPKIAVIADGAVAEAAKKLGLDVISGEQLEELAKSPREARKLAKNYDFFLAAAPLMPKIGRYLGRYLGPRNKMPQVVPPTMTNLEPIVARLKRTVRLQLKNNPVVHARIGTEDMDDEKLAENAEAVLNAIINKLERGENQVKSVYVKTTMGPAVKVER; encoded by the coding sequence ATGGCCTATGACAGGCAGAAATTCGTGGAAGCGGTGAAGGAGGCGAAGGCCCGGGCTAAGCCGCGCAACTTCACACAGACCGTCGAAATGGCAGTCAACCTCAAGGATATAGACCTCCGCAAGCCGGAGAACAGGTTTAAGCTTGAGGTTGTGCTGCCCCACGGTCGTGGGAAGGAGCCCAAAATCGCGGTCATCGCTGATGGTGCCGTTGCCGAGGCGGCTAAAAAGCTCGGGCTTGATGTGATTAGTGGAGAGCAGCTTGAGGAACTTGCCAAGAGTCCAAGGGAAGCCAGAAAGCTCGCGAAGAACTACGACTTCTTCCTGGCGGCGGCTCCCCTGATGCCGAAGATCGGTAGGTACCTCGGTAGGTACCTCGGTCCGAGGAACAAGATGCCGCAGGTCGTGCCGCCGACCATGACCAACCTCGAACCGATAGTGGCAAGGCTCAAGAGGACCGTCAGGCTACAGCTCAAGAACAACCCCGTTGTGCACGCCAGGATAGGAACCGAGGACATGGACGACGAGAAGCTCGCTGAGAACGCCGAGGCAGTTCTCAACGCCATTATCAACAAGCTGGAGCGCGGCGAGAATCAAGTGAAGTCAGTGTACGTCAAGACCACCATGGGACCGGCAGTTAAGGTGGAGAGGTGA
- a CDS encoding RNA ligase partner protein: MRFVLDTSIFVNPEIRDRFGDSPTEAMRTFLGYAERLFGKVEFYMPPGIYREVMHFVDEEELLPEIELYVIKKPPNVHDIKIPAFVVYELIDDIRRRIDKGLRVAEKAVREGVIETDNVDKIIQKLRRNYRKALREGIVDSKEDFELILLAKELDATIVSADVGILTWAQKMGIKWIDAANFRDVLEGLVEKMG; this comes from the coding sequence ATGAGGTTCGTCCTTGATACGAGCATCTTCGTCAACCCGGAGATACGGGACAGGTTCGGTGACTCCCCAACCGAGGCCATGAGGACTTTTCTGGGCTATGCTGAGAGGCTCTTCGGGAAGGTGGAGTTCTACATGCCCCCCGGCATCTACCGCGAGGTTATGCACTTCGTTGATGAGGAGGAGCTCCTTCCGGAGATTGAACTCTACGTGATTAAGAAGCCCCCTAACGTCCACGACATCAAGATTCCCGCCTTCGTCGTGTACGAACTGATAGACGACATCAGGAGGAGGATAGACAAGGGACTCCGCGTCGCCGAGAAGGCGGTGAGGGAGGGGGTCATCGAGACCGATAACGTGGACAAGATAATCCAGAAGCTGAGGAGAAACTATCGGAAGGCCCTCAGGGAAGGCATCGTTGACAGCAAGGAGGACTTTGAGCTTATCTTGCTGGCAAAAGAGCTCGACGCAACTATAGTTTCCGCCGACGTTGGCATACTCACGTGGGCTCAGAAGATGGGGATCAAATGGATCGACGCGGCCAACTTCAGGGACGTCCTGGAAGGCCTCGTTGAGAAAATGGGCTGA
- the topA gene encoding DNA topoisomerase I, protein MVTLIIAEKPNVARKIAYALAEGKPVRKTIGKVPYYEFTRDGKRIIVAPAVGHLFSLAPKTKTYGYPVFDIEWVPVYAAEKGKGYAKDYIKALATLAKRADEFVVACDYDTEGEVIGYTALKYACGVEPSRARRMKFSALTKKDLLRAWYNLEPTINFGMADAGIARHVLDWYWGVNLSRALTSAIKRASGKWQVLSTGRVQGPTLKFLVDREREIANFKPTPYWVIKMLLEKNGEQYTAVYEKERILDEDEAKLIVEEAKKGPAFVEKVEVKQQNRHPPVPFDLGTLQREAYSAFGYSPKKTLEIAQKLYEKGYTSYPRTSSQKLPKNLNFRSILQNLAKLPEYKPFAHALLGKERLKPVEGKKDDPAHPAIYPTGELPKQGELTKDEANLYDLIVRRFLALFMEPAVREIMKVVINSNSHRFILGGARTVKEGWLKVYGKYVKFDEVILPAFREGEPVKVIQIKREKKKTKPPARYSPAAVIKRMEDLGIGTKATRAQILETLYSRGYIEGKRKIKVTPLGMRVVEALEKNVPDIVSVELTRAFEEKMEEIMAGKADKEGVIEESKNQLIKILKVFKEREMDIGKMLMETTGTGATTSKTAARKAGAVKELSEEEERAVKKAVDGEEKKGPLVIGKCPKCGGDLVVRYNRRTGKRFVGCSNWPKCNVTYPLLQRGEIIPTNKTCCGGAPVVKIREKGREYEICVDMNCRDWKKGKK, encoded by the coding sequence ATGGTCACGCTCATCATAGCCGAGAAACCCAACGTCGCGAGAAAAATCGCCTATGCCCTAGCCGAGGGTAAGCCCGTTAGAAAGACGATCGGCAAGGTTCCCTACTACGAATTCACCCGCGACGGGAAGAGGATAATAGTCGCTCCTGCGGTTGGCCACCTCTTCTCACTCGCGCCGAAGACCAAAACCTACGGTTACCCGGTCTTCGACATAGAATGGGTTCCCGTTTATGCGGCGGAGAAGGGGAAGGGCTACGCCAAGGATTACATAAAAGCCCTCGCGACGCTCGCCAAGCGCGCCGACGAGTTTGTGGTCGCCTGTGACTACGATACCGAGGGTGAGGTTATAGGCTATACCGCCCTCAAGTACGCCTGCGGCGTTGAGCCGTCCCGGGCGAGGAGAATGAAGTTCTCCGCCCTAACGAAGAAAGACCTTCTCAGGGCGTGGTACAACCTCGAACCGACGATAAACTTCGGGATGGCCGATGCCGGGATAGCGCGCCACGTCCTCGACTGGTACTGGGGCGTGAACCTCTCCAGGGCGCTCACCTCCGCCATAAAGCGCGCCAGCGGTAAGTGGCAGGTTCTATCCACCGGCCGCGTTCAGGGGCCGACGCTTAAGTTTCTGGTTGACAGGGAGAGGGAGATAGCCAACTTCAAGCCTACCCCATACTGGGTCATAAAGATGCTCCTCGAGAAGAACGGGGAGCAGTACACGGCGGTCTACGAAAAGGAGCGCATACTCGATGAGGACGAGGCGAAGCTCATCGTCGAGGAGGCTAAGAAGGGCCCGGCCTTCGTCGAGAAGGTCGAGGTCAAGCAGCAGAACAGGCACCCACCGGTTCCCTTCGACCTCGGAACCCTGCAGAGGGAGGCCTATTCCGCCTTTGGATACAGCCCGAAGAAAACCTTGGAGATTGCACAGAAGCTGTACGAGAAGGGTTACACCAGCTATCCCAGGACAAGCTCACAGAAGCTCCCAAAGAACCTCAACTTCCGCTCCATTCTCCAGAACCTCGCCAAACTGCCGGAGTACAAGCCCTTCGCCCACGCCCTCCTCGGAAAGGAGAGGCTCAAACCCGTTGAGGGTAAGAAGGACGACCCTGCCCATCCGGCCATATATCCAACGGGAGAGCTGCCCAAGCAGGGGGAGCTGACCAAGGACGAAGCCAACCTCTACGACCTCATCGTCAGGAGGTTCTTGGCCCTCTTCATGGAGCCGGCCGTCAGGGAGATAATGAAGGTGGTCATAAACTCCAACTCCCACCGCTTCATCCTGGGTGGAGCGAGGACCGTGAAGGAGGGCTGGCTGAAGGTCTACGGCAAGTACGTCAAGTTCGACGAGGTGATTCTTCCGGCTTTCAGGGAGGGCGAGCCGGTCAAGGTCATCCAGATAAAGCGCGAGAAGAAGAAGACGAAGCCTCCCGCGCGCTACTCACCCGCGGCGGTTATCAAGAGGATGGAAGACCTAGGCATAGGGACCAAGGCAACCCGCGCCCAGATTCTGGAGACCCTCTACAGCCGCGGCTACATCGAGGGCAAGAGAAAGATAAAGGTCACCCCGCTCGGCATGCGCGTCGTCGAAGCTTTGGAGAAGAACGTGCCGGATATAGTAAGCGTCGAGCTGACGAGGGCCTTCGAGGAGAAGATGGAGGAGATAATGGCCGGAAAGGCCGATAAAGAGGGTGTCATCGAGGAGAGCAAGAACCAGCTCATCAAAATCCTGAAGGTCTTCAAGGAGAGGGAGATGGACATAGGGAAGATGCTCATGGAGACGACGGGGACCGGCGCGACTACCTCAAAAACCGCCGCCAGAAAAGCTGGAGCCGTGAAGGAGCTCAGCGAGGAAGAGGAAAGGGCGGTTAAAAAGGCCGTTGACGGGGAGGAGAAGAAAGGTCCGCTCGTCATAGGTAAGTGCCCCAAGTGCGGCGGTGACCTCGTGGTGCGGTACAACAGGAGGACGGGCAAGCGCTTCGTCGGCTGTTCCAACTGGCCCAAGTGCAACGTCACCTATCCGCTCCTCCAGCGCGGCGAGATAATCCCGACCAACAAAACCTGCTGCGGCGGCGCTCCGGTGGTCAAAATACGTGAGAAGGGCCGCGAGTACGAGATATGCGTTGACATGAACTGCAGGGATTGGAAGAAGGGGAAGAAGTAG
- a CDS encoding protein translocase SEC61 complex subunit gamma, with protein sequence MATSTEKLKSFFAESRRVLMVTKKPGMKEFKMAAKITGIGMILIGLIGLVIRLFGYLITGS encoded by the coding sequence GTGGCAACAAGCACGGAAAAGCTTAAAAGCTTCTTCGCGGAGTCGCGGAGGGTTTTAATGGTCACAAAAAAGCCGGGAATGAAAGAATTTAAGATGGCAGCGAAGATTACCGGCATCGGAATGATCCTAATCGGCCTCATCGGCCTTGTTATTCGTCTGTTCGGCTACCTCATCACTGGCTCTTGA
- a CDS encoding TRAP transporter permease: MSEEPTLDVVAAEEVVIERTRTLPPRLELVVKVAAILIGLYEILFIFNFNYTLYDLFQRLGVELEFLRITFQPKQGEAFVMAMLMVITFLLYPIRKKEKYFKKVFAYDYVMGAAGVVSMLYLFAVYQRYILTSTLNQTDVIFGLLAIIMVIEATRRVLGWVLPMIVVLFLLYGIYAIDYDWVRFVQQLYFDEGIFGIPFFVMTIYVFAFIFFGAFLLKIGVSDYITEFMINLFGKRPGGPAKSAVVSSALMGTVSGSSVANVLTTGTFTIPLMKKAGYPPEIAGAVEPVASTGGQLMPPIMGAAAFIMAEFLNLPYNKIIIAAVLPALVYYGGVYLFIDLETKRLGLKGMAAEAFKTMAYFLRKLYILLPIVVITVALVWGIAPQIAAISSLGVAIWVAWISRDEIYGNEKLYVAISLLATLLMFLGKDIGRQTAMVLAAMFLLLVALGVMKKGVAFNEKFYISATFLLFIALTKYLLMSKEQIVLMTGVFGIIFSILVGYRSSMDSGKMMYRATYEAMIDAGKTSVSVMLAAASAGLIQGVLTMTGELTNIGYRLISLTHGNLWLLLLLTMVFSLILGMGVPTTANYIITSLVAAPAIYMLVRNIEPYNQPVPGYTVLIAMLAAHFFVFYFGILADVTPPVALASYAGSAIAGGDFWKTAMNAVKYALAGYIGPYIYFTHPEMFLITVSEWTPAMALRVLYYLLATLFVMYLLAIALTGFYSTKLKPWMRGIVGVLGLAGVTLNPIIIGAGVAAWLGLKFYGARFEKSAS, encoded by the coding sequence GTGTCAGAGGAACCTACTCTCGATGTCGTTGCGGCCGAGGAGGTTGTAATAGAACGAACCCGAACGTTACCGCCTAGGCTGGAGCTTGTCGTGAAGGTGGCCGCCATACTCATAGGCCTCTACGAGATTCTCTTCATATTCAACTTCAACTATACCCTCTACGACCTGTTCCAGCGCCTCGGTGTGGAGCTTGAGTTCCTGAGGATAACGTTCCAGCCCAAGCAGGGTGAGGCCTTCGTCATGGCCATGCTCATGGTGATAACGTTCCTCCTCTACCCGATACGCAAGAAGGAGAAGTACTTCAAGAAGGTTTTCGCCTACGACTACGTCATGGGAGCCGCCGGAGTCGTCTCAATGCTGTACCTCTTCGCGGTTTACCAGCGCTACATCCTAACATCGACCCTCAACCAGACCGACGTAATCTTCGGCCTGCTGGCTATAATAATGGTCATTGAGGCAACGAGGCGGGTCCTCGGCTGGGTTCTGCCCATGATAGTGGTCCTTTTCCTGCTCTACGGAATCTACGCCATCGACTACGACTGGGTGCGCTTCGTTCAGCAGCTATACTTCGACGAGGGAATCTTTGGAATCCCGTTCTTCGTCATGACGATATACGTCTTCGCCTTCATATTCTTCGGCGCTTTCCTGCTCAAGATAGGCGTCAGCGACTACATCACCGAGTTCATGATAAACCTCTTCGGAAAGAGGCCAGGTGGTCCTGCGAAGTCTGCGGTCGTCTCAAGCGCCCTCATGGGAACGGTCAGCGGTTCGAGCGTCGCCAACGTCCTCACAACGGGAACCTTCACAATTCCGCTGATGAAGAAGGCGGGCTATCCACCCGAGATAGCGGGAGCAGTTGAGCCGGTCGCGTCAACCGGCGGCCAGCTGATGCCGCCAATCATGGGCGCCGCCGCCTTCATCATGGCCGAGTTCCTCAACCTGCCCTATAACAAAATCATCATCGCCGCGGTTCTGCCTGCACTGGTCTACTACGGCGGAGTCTACCTCTTCATAGACCTCGAGACCAAGAGGCTCGGCCTGAAGGGCATGGCAGCCGAAGCGTTCAAGACGATGGCCTACTTCCTGCGCAAGCTTTACATCCTCCTGCCGATAGTCGTCATCACGGTGGCCCTCGTCTGGGGAATAGCGCCGCAGATAGCCGCTATATCGTCGCTCGGAGTTGCCATATGGGTTGCGTGGATATCAAGGGACGAGATATATGGAAACGAGAAGCTCTACGTCGCCATTTCGCTGCTGGCAACGCTGCTGATGTTCCTGGGCAAAGACATTGGAAGGCAGACCGCGATGGTTCTCGCCGCGATGTTCCTTCTGCTGGTGGCCCTTGGAGTCATGAAGAAGGGCGTCGCCTTCAACGAGAAGTTCTACATCAGTGCGACGTTCCTCCTCTTCATTGCCCTGACGAAGTACCTGCTGATGAGCAAGGAGCAGATAGTCCTCATGACCGGTGTCTTCGGAATAATCTTCTCAATCCTCGTCGGCTACCGCTCCAGCATGGACAGCGGCAAGATGATGTACAGGGCAACCTACGAGGCGATGATAGATGCCGGAAAGACCAGCGTCAGCGTCATGCTCGCGGCCGCCAGTGCGGGCCTCATCCAGGGTGTCCTCACGATGACCGGTGAGCTGACGAACATTGGCTACCGCCTCATAAGCCTTACCCACGGAAACCTCTGGCTGCTCCTCCTGCTAACGATGGTCTTCAGCCTCATCCTCGGAATGGGCGTCCCCACGACGGCCAACTATATCATCACCTCGCTCGTCGCCGCCCCGGCAATTTACATGCTGGTCAGAAACATAGAGCCCTACAACCAGCCGGTTCCGGGCTACACCGTCCTTATAGCCATGCTCGCGGCCCACTTCTTCGTGTTCTACTTCGGAATCCTCGCGGACGTCACCCCGCCGGTGGCCCTCGCAAGCTACGCGGGCTCCGCTATAGCGGGCGGAGACTTCTGGAAGACCGCGATGAACGCGGTGAAGTACGCGCTGGCGGGCTACATCGGGCCGTACATATACTTCACCCACCCGGAGATGTTCCTCATAACGGTCTCGGAGTGGACGCCGGCGATGGCCCTGAGGGTGCTCTACTACCTCTTGGCGACCCTCTTCGTCATGTACCTGCTGGCGATAGCGCTGACCGGCTTTTACAGCACGAAGCTCAAGCCCTGGATGAGGGGAATAGTCGGCGTCCTCGGCCTGGCCGGCGTGACGCTGAACCCCATCATCATAGGCGCGGGCGTCGCCGCGTGGCTCGGTCTGAAGTTCTACGGGGCAAGGTTCGAGAAGAGCGCATCCTAG
- a CDS encoding transcription elongation factor Spt5: protein MSDSRIFTVRVTVGQEETTAKLIYSKIKTYNLPVYAILAPSKVKGYIFVEAPSKSAVDEAIKGIRHAKGTLPGEVKFEEIEHFLEEKPAVSGFEPGDIVELIAGPFKGEKAKVVRVDEAKDEIVVELIGSIVPIPVTVRGEYVRLISKRQKE from the coding sequence ATGAGCGACAGCAGGATATTTACAGTACGCGTCACCGTAGGCCAGGAAGAGACCACGGCCAAGCTGATATACAGCAAGATTAAAACGTACAACCTGCCCGTCTACGCTATACTCGCCCCGTCAAAGGTGAAGGGTTACATATTCGTCGAGGCGCCCAGTAAGAGCGCCGTTGACGAGGCCATAAAGGGTATACGCCACGCAAAGGGCACCCTTCCGGGCGAGGTTAAGTTTGAGGAGATAGAGCACTTCCTTGAGGAGAAACCGGCCGTCAGCGGCTTCGAACCCGGCGACATAGTCGAGCTCATTGCCGGACCGTTCAAGGGTGAGAAGGCAAAGGTCGTAAGGGTCGACGAAGCCAAGGACGAGATAGTAGTCGAACTCATAGGCTCAATCGTCCCGATTCCGGTCACGGTGAGGGGCGAATACGTTAGACTTATAAGCAAACGCCAGAAGGAGTGA
- a CDS encoding DUF1850 domain-containing protein, producing MSRKALSFFAIILAFLLLFLPVNAVEISVDGESHFYPIGSTIEISYIHSVERSTVVEVLVANDSGFYAVEMKWKDFGAGLPEDIQNLTDGFYVKRTNDYLGRDFKYWFIPINCANVTVDGSPVLSSPGHETIVDFRVRRVPLIVKLIGRW from the coding sequence TTGAGCCGAAAAGCCCTTTCTTTTTTTGCAATCATTCTCGCATTTCTCCTGCTCTTTCTTCCGGTTAACGCCGTTGAGATAAGCGTTGATGGCGAGTCTCATTTCTATCCCATTGGTTCCACCATCGAGATATCGTACATCCACAGCGTTGAGCGGAGCACCGTTGTCGAGGTGCTCGTTGCCAACGATAGCGGCTTCTACGCCGTTGAGATGAAGTGGAAGGACTTCGGGGCGGGGCTTCCAGAGGACATCCAGAACCTCACCGACGGGTTCTACGTTAAGAGGACGAACGACTACCTGGGCAGGGATTTCAAGTACTGGTTCATCCCGATCAACTGTGCCAACGTCACCGTGGACGGCTCGCCCGTTCTGAGCAGTCCTGGACATGAAACCATCGTTGATTTTCGTGTTAGGCGCGTTCCGCTCATTGTGAAACTAATAGGGAGGTGGTAA
- a CDS encoding TAXI family TRAP transporter solute-binding subunit: MKKLMSIGLVAVLVFAVVMAGCISGGGETSTTSGATETCSVEIYTGGTSGVYYPLGSAYANILNQYSKDEAGIKIEARAVTSGASVANAQAIGEGRAQAAIMQNDVAYYAYNGVILDAFKGKPVSKLRGVAALYPETIQFVVKADSGIKTLEDLKGKKVAVGAAGSGTAVAAQQILEAAGVWNDVDKVYLKFSEAAQQLKLGQIDAAVIVSGAPTPAIDQIAVQTPVRVLPIGEDILKKLKDKGYIFYVTQTLPKDTYKGMTEDTQTLAVKAVLVVSADVPDDVVYAMTKLLFLHVDELRQVHAKAQYISFDTALDGMSIPLHPGAIKYYEEKGKTVPSELKP, translated from the coding sequence ATGAAAAAACTTATGTCAATTGGGTTGGTTGCCGTTTTGGTTTTTGCCGTGGTTATGGCAGGCTGCATCAGTGGCGGCGGTGAAACGAGCACCACCAGTGGCGCCACCGAGACCTGCTCGGTGGAGATATACACTGGAGGAACAAGCGGTGTGTACTACCCACTCGGCTCCGCCTACGCCAACATACTGAACCAGTACAGCAAAGATGAGGCTGGTATTAAGATTGAAGCCAGGGCCGTCACCAGCGGTGCCAGCGTTGCAAACGCCCAGGCAATCGGTGAGGGTAGGGCCCAGGCTGCGATAATGCAGAACGACGTTGCCTATTACGCTTACAATGGGGTTATTCTCGATGCCTTTAAGGGCAAGCCTGTTAGCAAGCTCCGCGGTGTTGCTGCCCTCTATCCTGAAACCATACAGTTCGTCGTTAAGGCAGACAGCGGCATAAAGACCCTCGAGGACCTCAAGGGCAAGAAGGTTGCCGTTGGTGCCGCCGGAAGCGGTACCGCCGTGGCCGCCCAGCAGATACTCGAGGCGGCCGGAGTCTGGAACGACGTTGACAAGGTCTACCTCAAGTTCAGCGAGGCCGCCCAGCAGCTCAAGCTCGGCCAGATCGATGCCGCGGTTATAGTTTCGGGCGCCCCCACCCCGGCCATTGACCAGATAGCCGTTCAGACCCCGGTTAGGGTCCTCCCGATAGGCGAGGACATCCTCAAGAAGCTCAAGGACAAGGGCTACATATTCTACGTCACCCAGACCCTTCCGAAGGACACCTACAAGGGCATGACCGAGGACACCCAGACGCTCGCCGTTAAGGCCGTCCTCGTCGTCAGCGCCGACGTTCCGGATGACGTCGTTTACGCCATGACCAAGCTGCTCTTCCTCCACGTTGACGAGCTCAGGCAGGTTCACGCCAAGGCCCAGTACATCAGCTTCGACACTGCCCTCGACGGTATGAGCATCCCACTTCACCCGGGAGCCATCAAGTACTACGAGGAGAAGGGCAAGACCGTTCCTAGCGAATTAAAGCCGTGA
- the ftsZ gene encoding cell division protein FtsZ: protein MLKLIEDAIERTSADLNKVPEAQIPQTDIDEELKKILEQIQAKIYVVGVGGAGCNTINRMMQVGIQGAKVIAVNTDAQDLLKVRAHKKILIGKELTRGLGAGNNPKMGEEAAKENERDIRDALEGADMVFITCGLGGGTGTGAAPVVAEIAKKMGALTVSVVTLPFTVEGIRRIKNAEYGLEKLRKNSDTVIVIPNDKLMEVAPNLPIHMAFKVADEILVQAVKGITELITKPGLVNLDFNDVRAVMKDGGVAMIGIGESDSEKRALEAAQQALNSPLLDVDISGAKGALISIIGSDVKLEEAQQIIELVTSKLDPEAQVIWGIQLDEELGKMIRILIVVTGVSSPYAVAEEETLYYPEESERKVIKLDLEEL, encoded by the coding sequence ATGCTGAAGCTGATTGAAGACGCTATCGAAAGAACCTCTGCCGACCTTAACAAGGTCCCGGAGGCCCAAATCCCCCAGACCGACATTGATGAGGAGCTTAAGAAGATTCTCGAGCAGATACAGGCCAAGATTTATGTCGTTGGTGTCGGCGGTGCCGGCTGTAACACCATTAACAGGATGATGCAGGTTGGTATTCAGGGTGCAAAGGTCATCGCGGTTAACACCGACGCGCAGGACCTTCTCAAGGTTCGCGCTCACAAGAAGATACTCATCGGTAAGGAGCTGACCAGGGGCCTCGGAGCCGGAAACAACCCCAAGATGGGTGAGGAGGCCGCCAAGGAAAACGAGAGGGACATACGCGATGCCCTTGAGGGCGCCGACATGGTCTTCATCACCTGCGGTCTCGGTGGAGGTACCGGTACCGGTGCCGCCCCGGTGGTTGCTGAGATAGCCAAGAAGATGGGCGCCCTGACAGTCTCCGTGGTCACCCTTCCGTTCACCGTTGAGGGTATAAGGCGCATAAAGAACGCCGAGTACGGCCTTGAAAAGCTCAGAAAGAACAGCGACACCGTCATAGTCATCCCGAACGACAAGCTCATGGAGGTCGCCCCGAACCTGCCGATACACATGGCCTTCAAGGTCGCCGACGAGATACTCGTCCAGGCCGTCAAGGGCATCACCGAGCTCATCACCAAGCCCGGTCTCGTCAACCTCGACTTCAACGACGTCCGTGCGGTCATGAAGGACGGCGGCGTCGCCATGATCGGTATCGGCGAGAGCGACAGCGAAAAGAGGGCTTTAGAGGCCGCCCAGCAGGCCCTCAACAGCCCGCTCCTCGACGTAGACATAAGCGGTGCCAAGGGTGCCCTTATAAGCATCATCGGAAGCGACGTCAAGCTCGAGGAGGCCCAGCAGATCATTGAGCTCGTCACGAGCAAGCTCGATCCCGAGGCCCAGGTCATCTGGGGTATCCAGCTCGATGAAGAGCTCGGCAAGATGATAAGGATACTCATAGTCGTCACCGGCGTCAGCTCACCCTACGCCGTCGCCGAGGAGGAGACCCTCTACTACCCCGAGGAGTCGGAGAGAAAAGTTATTAAGCTCGACCTTGAGGAGCTTTGA